The Mesotoga sp. Brook.08.105.5.1 genomic interval GGGAGCTCCATTTCCTTCCTCTTTAGAAAAAACGGGACAGACTCCATTTTTTCAAGAGCCGTCCTTCGAGAGAGCAGAAGAGCGGTTCCGGCGCGCTGCGCCCAAGTTTTTCGTTCCGACGCTGCGCGTCCAGGTTCTTGGTTCTTAGGCCGCGGAGCGGAACTGGCGCGACGAGAAGAGCAGAGGTTAGAGGCGACAGGCTAGAGGTTGGAAGAGCGCAAAGATCTTGATCTTCTTACCTCTATCCTCATCCCTCTTACCTCTGATCCACCCCGCCGCCGCGACTGGTGCTTGCGATTGTGTAGGTAATTATGTGGGTCTCAATGTAAAATATGTTTGTACAGGAGGTGGTTTTATGAAGTACATAGCGACTCGAGACCTGAGAAGCAATCCCTCAGCGGTCTGGGAAACGCTTGATGAGGGATTGGAGGTTATCGTTACGGTTAACGGGAAGCCTAAAGCAATAATGATAAGGGCAGACGAGGATCTCGAATTTCTCATAAAGGCTATTTCCCGAGCAAAAGCTGAACTCGCAGTCGAAAGAATGCGGCTCCAGTCTTTGAAGAACGGTCTTGATAGTCTTTCTTCAGAGGAGATAGAGAAAGAGATCTCTGAAAGCAGAAAAGCGGATAGATGAAGATAGTAGTAGACACAAACGTCCTTGTCGCGGCTCTAATAAATCCTCACGGAAGTCTCGCAGGTGTTCTCAATTGTGTTCTCTCGAGTCGTGTTTATCCCTGTTTCGATGCAAGAATTATCGATCAATACGAGAGGGTTCTTCAAAGACCGAGATTTGGATTCAGGAGCGACGATATAAGGGCGCTTCTGGATTTCTTTGTTAGGGTCGGTTTTTTTGTGACTCCCGAACCAGTCTTTTTGGAGCTTCCAGATCAATCGGATTTACCTTTTGTTGAAGTCTCCAGAGCCACTAACAGTCCGATCGTTACGGGAAATGCTAAACACTTTCCCGCTGATTTCGTAACTGTCCTGAGTCCTGCAGCATTGCTTGAGATAGTTCATAGAAGGGTATGAAGAACGGCCAGTAAGG includes:
- a CDS encoding type II toxin-antitoxin system Phd/YefM family antitoxin; the encoded protein is MKYIATRDLRSNPSAVWETLDEGLEVIVTVNGKPKAIMIRADEDLEFLIKAISRAKAELAVERMRLQSLKNGLDSLSSEEIEKEISESRKADR
- a CDS encoding putative toxin-antitoxin system toxin component, PIN family, with protein sequence MKIVVDTNVLVAALINPHGSLAGVLNCVLSSRVYPCFDARIIDQYERVLQRPRFGFRSDDIRALLDFFVRVGFFVTPEPVFLELPDQSDLPFVEVSRATNSPIVTGNAKHFPADFVTVLSPAALLEIVHRRV